The Terriglobales bacterium genome contains the following window.
GTTCAGATACTCGGCAAGCTGGCGTGCGTTGACCCAGGGCGCACCCATGATTTCGAACGGCGTGTCAGTTCCCCGCCCTACAGAGACATTCGTCCCTTCCACCAGCCCCACGCCAGGATACAAAGTCGCTTCATTCAAACTACGCAAGTTGGGCGAAGGATTTACCCAGAGCACCGATGTCGAGTCGAACCAGTCTCCCCGCATCCAGCCTTGCATGGCAACCACGGTAAGCCGGGCGTTGATTTTGCGCTCGGCGTTGAACATTCGGGCGAGCTCGCCCATGGTCATGCCGTGGCGCACAGGCACCGGATGGTAACTTGTAAAATTAAGATGACCGCTTTCCGCCAGCGGCCCTTGCACAAAAGAGCCGGTGACCGGGTTGGGACGGTCGAGCACAACCACCTCAGTCCCGGTTTTCGCGGCAGATTCCAGAAAATACCCCATCGTAGTTTCGTAGGTGTAGAAGTGCACGCCGGCGTCTTGAAGATCAATTACAACTGCATCCAGATTCTTAAGCACATCCAGCGGAGGATGTCGCTGCGCATCCGTGGCGCCGTAAACGCTGTAAATAGGAACGTGCGTGGCAACATCCACTGAATTGCCAACGTCGGTCGTATCCAGTTGGCCGGCAGCGCCGTGTTCGGGAGAAAAAATTGCAACCAACTGCACACCTGGAATTTGGGCAAGAAGGTCGATAGTGCGGCGT
Protein-coding sequences here:
- a CDS encoding DUF1343 domain-containing protein, whose protein sequence is DEDKAKLAAITGYNETLAGERRLAVRNGSVLTGIDVLEAQNFTQLHGSKSSPRRIGVLTNQTGVDAQGRRTIDLLAQIPGVQLVAIFSPEHGAAGQLDTTDVGNSVDVATHVPIYSVYGATDAQRHPPLDVLKNLDAVVIDLQDAGVHFYTYETTMGYFLESAAKTGTEVVVLDRPNPVTGSFVQGPLAESGHLNFTSYHPVPVRHGMTMGELARMFNAERKINARLTVVAMQGWMRGDWFDSTSVLWVNPSPNLRSLNEATLYPGVGLVEGTNVSVGRGTDTPFEIMGAPWVNARQLAEYLNARNIAGVRFVPTSFTPTASNYANQLCQGVNMIVTDRNVLDSPEMGIELASALRTLYPKDYKIDQMIEILANQKVFDALAAGQDPRRIAEDWQDEVESFEKLRTQYLLYR